A region from the Thermomicrobiales bacterium genome encodes:
- a CDS encoding Gfo/Idh/MocA family oxidoreductase: MTRTLRAAVIGTGFIGPVHVEALRRIGVEVVGILGSSPENGAARAAAMRLPRSFDALDDLLAYPGLDAVHITTPNYLHKPMALAAIAAGKHVICEKPLAMDAAEGRELLAAANAAGIVHAVNFNLRFYAQCHQAKSLVESGDLGNVLLMHGQYLQDWLLNETDWNWRLEPGLGGEMRVVADIGSHWLDLMTFIGGKRLREVCADFATLMEKRKKPTKPVETFAGKTLDPADYEEISITTEDYASILLRYEDGVHGVCTVSQMSAGRKNHLAFEIDCSRASVAFNSENPEQLWIGRRDRPSETLLRDPALLSPSARSTTDYPGGHAEGFPDTFKQLYKKVYAAIEAGGPPEKPDYPTFADGVYSLQVGEALLQSARENRWVTIPPA; this comes from the coding sequence ATGACGAGAACACTCCGGGCAGCAGTGATCGGCACCGGATTCATTGGCCCGGTGCATGTCGAAGCGTTGCGCCGGATCGGTGTCGAAGTGGTTGGCATTCTCGGCTCTTCGCCCGAGAACGGAGCTGCACGCGCCGCGGCAATGCGTCTGCCGCGCTCGTTCGACGCGCTCGATGACTTGCTCGCATATCCGGGGCTCGACGCGGTCCATATCACGACCCCGAACTACCTGCACAAGCCGATGGCCCTTGCAGCGATCGCCGCGGGCAAGCACGTCATCTGTGAAAAGCCGTTGGCGATGGATGCTGCGGAGGGCAGAGAACTGCTCGCCGCCGCCAACGCCGCAGGGATCGTCCATGCCGTGAACTTCAACCTGCGTTTTTACGCTCAATGTCACCAGGCGAAGTCGCTGGTGGAAAGCGGCGATCTTGGCAACGTCCTGCTCATGCATGGGCAATATCTGCAGGATTGGCTATTGAACGAGACCGACTGGAACTGGCGGCTGGAACCGGGGCTCGGCGGCGAGATGCGCGTCGTGGCCGACATCGGCTCGCATTGGCTCGATCTGATGACCTTCATCGGCGGAAAGCGGCTCCGGGAGGTCTGCGCCGATTTCGCAACGCTGATGGAAAAGCGCAAGAAGCCAACCAAGCCTGTCGAGACGTTCGCGGGCAAGACGCTCGACCCGGCCGACTACGAGGAGATCTCGATCACCACAGAGGACTATGCCTCCATCCTGCTGCGGTATGAAGACGGGGTCCATGGCGTTTGCACGGTTTCTCAGATGAGCGCTGGTCGCAAGAACCATCTTGCCTTCGAAATCGACTGTTCCAGGGCCTCGGTTGCGTTCAACTCTGAGAACCCGGAACAGCTCTGGATTGGCCGTCGCGACCGTCCGAGTGAAACGCTCTTGCGCGATCCCGCGCTGCTCTCCCCCTCCGCGCGGAGCACCACCGACTATCCAGGTGGGCATGCGGAAGGGTTCCCTGATACCTTCAAGCAGCTCTACAAGAAGGTCTATGCGGCTATCGAGGCCGGTGGGCCACCCGAAAAACCCGACTACCCGACATTCGCCGACGGGGTTTATTCACTGCAAGTGGGCGAGGCGCTTCTGCAAAGCGCGCGCGAAAACCGCTGGGTGACAATTCCGCCAGCGTGA
- the deoC gene encoding deoxyribose-phosphate aldolase, which produces MSSAIAPDSIEGTVQGYTYRQIAKAIDHSLLKPEMTEAEVEEGLQLAVRYDVAAVCCRPCDIPLAARILAGSDVRVGSTVGFPHGANTTLTKVSEAEQAMDSGAVELDMVLNIGQLLSGNIDYVRADIAAVVAVARGRALVKVILENAYLTEDQTVSASRTAAIAGGDFVKTSTGFAPEGAKVSDLILMRASVPPNVQLKAAGGIRSLDAMLSMMDVGVTRVGATATKQILDEFRARVAGEAPPVAPEPGPNDY; this is translated from the coding sequence ATGAGCAGCGCCATCGCCCCTGATTCCATCGAGGGAACCGTCCAGGGGTATACCTATCGGCAGATCGCCAAAGCGATCGACCATTCCCTCCTCAAGCCCGAAATGACCGAAGCGGAGGTGGAAGAAGGTTTGCAGCTGGCGGTGCGCTATGATGTGGCCGCGGTCTGTTGTCGTCCGTGCGACATCCCGCTGGCGGCGCGTATCCTGGCCGGTTCCGATGTGCGGGTCGGCAGTACGGTTGGTTTTCCGCACGGAGCCAACACCACCCTCACAAAGGTCTCCGAGGCCGAACAGGCAATGGACAGCGGGGCTGTCGAGCTGGACATGGTGCTGAACATCGGGCAGCTCCTGTCGGGCAACATCGACTACGTGCGCGCCGATATCGCCGCGGTGGTCGCGGTGGCCCGCGGCCGCGCGCTGGTCAAAGTCATTCTGGAAAATGCCTACTTGACCGAGGATCAAACGGTGAGCGCCTCCAGGACGGCAGCGATTGCCGGAGGCGACTTCGTCAAGACGAGCACGGGCTTCGCCCCAGAAGGCGCCAAAGTGTCGGATCTGATCCTGATGCGCGCATCGGTGCCACCAAACGTGCAACTCAAGGCCGCGGGCGGGATTCGCTCGCTCGATGCCATGCTGTCGATGATGGACGTTGGCGTCACGCGCGTCGGCGCGACCGCCACGAAGCAAATACTCGACGAATTCCGGGCGCGCGTGGCGGGAGAAGCTCCTCCAGTTGCGCCCGAACCAGGGCCGAACGACTACTAG
- a CDS encoding sugar phosphate isomerase/epimerase, translated as MKLGLLTAALPQASLTDIATWAAESGFRTLEVACWPVSKSDRRYGGVTHIDVDGLSKSAAREARAIVKDAGLDISALAYYPNILGATGKARAFQIEHLKRAIDAAVLMEVPIVGTFVGADMTKYATENLEEYAKVWPPIVKYAGERGIKIAIENCPMLWDDTWPGGQNVAYSPSIWKRMFEIIPDDNFGLNYDPSHLIWQFIDEIRPIRDFKDRIFHVHAKDMWIDREMLYQDGILAPGFSWAIPKLPGLGDVRWPEFMSALYSVGYDYVISIEHEDRTFEGTEEKVKRGFYLTRDVLSPYIK; from the coding sequence ATGAAACTCGGGCTCTTGACGGCCGCGCTGCCGCAGGCATCGTTGACAGACATTGCCACGTGGGCAGCCGAGAGTGGGTTCCGGACATTGGAAGTCGCCTGTTGGCCGGTCAGCAAGAGCGATCGCCGTTATGGCGGCGTCACCCATATCGATGTCGACGGACTGAGCAAGTCTGCTGCCCGGGAAGCCAGGGCCATCGTCAAGGACGCCGGACTCGATATCTCGGCGCTGGCCTACTATCCGAACATCCTCGGCGCGACCGGGAAGGCGCGCGCGTTTCAGATCGAACATCTGAAGCGGGCGATCGACGCGGCGGTTCTCATGGAGGTGCCGATCGTCGGAACGTTCGTGGGCGCCGACATGACCAAGTACGCCACAGAGAACCTGGAGGAATACGCCAAAGTCTGGCCGCCTATCGTGAAATACGCCGGGGAGCGGGGTATCAAGATCGCCATCGAGAACTGCCCGATGCTCTGGGACGACACATGGCCCGGTGGGCAAAATGTTGCGTATTCCCCGTCCATCTGGAAGCGGATGTTCGAGATCATTCCGGACGACAACTTCGGGCTCAATTACGATCCTTCCCATTTGATCTGGCAATTCATCGACGAAATCCGCCCGATTCGGGACTTCAAGGACCGCATCTTCCACGTTCACGCGAAAGACATGTGGATCGACCGTGAGATGCTCTATCAGGACGGCATCCTCGCTCCCGGGTTCAGTTGGGCGATTCCCAAGCTGCCAGGACTCGGCGATGTGCGCTGGCCGGAGTTCATGTCTGCGCTCTACTCGGTCGGCTACGACTACGTCATCAGCATCGAGCACGAAGACCGCACCTTCGAAGGAACCGAAGAAAAGGTGAAGCGCGGGTTTTATCTCACCCGAGATGTGCTGAGCCCGTACATCAAGTAG